The following DNA comes from Syntrophobacterales bacterium.
TCCGGAAGATCGGTCAAGCTATTGTTTTCGTATGCATTATGAACATCAAGCTCCGTTTTGCCGATCAGGGAAGAGAGTTCGGAAACGGCCTTGTTGAGGTTTCCTTCTGCCTGAACGACGTTGAAACGGGCCTGTTCGAGACGGACGGAGGCCTGCAGCGCCTCGGAGAGCCGCGCGACGCCGAGCTTGCGCCTCCCTTCGGCGATGTCGTAATCCGTCTGGGCGTTCTTTAGTTGTATCCGGCGCTGTTCAAGGATATTTTTATCGGCCAGCGCCGTGTAAAAGACGACCTTGACCCGATAGTCGAGTTCGAGCAGATTTTTCCGCAGCTCTTCCTTTTGCGTTTCGAGATTGAACCCCGCTATATCCCGCACCGGACGGCGCCGGGGATTGAAGAGGCCGTAAGAAAGCGTCGCGCCGTAGCCCTTTGTGCTGTAATCGTCGCTGCTTCTATAGTACCGATCCGCCTGTGCGGATGCATCCAGGCTGGGAAGGTAGGAACCAAGTGTCGCTTGATACGAAGCGTCAGCCGCCTCCACCTTTTTTTTCACCGCCTGATAGGAGGGGAGGTTTTCCCGCGCCTTTGCCAAGGCATCCTGCAGCGTCAACGCCGCGGCCGAGCCCCCGAAGGCCAACATTATCCCCAAGATAAAACCGATAAGCGCCGCTTTTCCAAACATTATCCGCTCTCCATAAAAAAGACCGCCCCCGTTGCCTGTCTTCGACTATAGACAAAACGGCGAGGCGCGGAATATACCGTAAAGAACGATTAGACGCAAAACAAATGTTTGCAGGCGGCGAGGGTTCATATCCCGCGATAGGCGCGGCTGGAAAGACCGAAGATGATGACCGCAAAGGCCAGTAAAATCCCGCCCGTCCCTACCGCTGCCTGAACTCCGAAGGCGTCGGTCAAAAGGCTCATGAGCATGTTTCCCAGAGGCAGGGCGGAAAAGGTCAGCATGTAAACGCTCATGACGCGGCCGTGATATTGCCTTTCTGAGCGGCCCATGATGAGGGTGGCGTTCAGGGAAAGATAGCCTGAGGAGGCGATGCCGATGACAAAGAGCATTGGCAGCGCCAGGTAAAAAGAACCGCTGAAGGCAAAAATCGCCAGCGTTGTCCCCAGGAGAGCCCCGAGGGCAAGCTGAACCATGCCGGGCCGCTTGAGACTGACTGAAGAGGCGATGGCAAGCGACCCGGCGATGGCGCCGGCGCCGTTTGCCATCATCAGCATCCCCAGGCCCCTGGGGCCCACGGCGAAGATATTTTTTGCAAATACCGGCATCAGGGCCTGGAAGGGCATGCCGAGGATGATCGGGGCAATGCTCAATACAAGCAGCGCCAGCAGAACCGCGTTTCCCCGGATATAGGAAATTCCCTGAACGAAAGATTGCCACCCCTTTGCGCCAGTTTCTTTCCTTTGGGCGCGGTCGGGGATTCTAAGAATGCCGGGGATTACCAAAACATACATGGCGGCCATCAGCAGATAGACACCGCCCGCGTTTATCCAACTGATGCCGATCAGCCACCCGGCAAGCGGCGGGCCGATAACCCGGCAGGCATTGAACCCGGCGCTGTTTAAGGCAATCGCGTTCAGCAAATATTTAGGGCTGACGAGTTCAGCTATAAAGGACTGGCGGGCCGGCATTTGAAAGGAGAAGGCGGTTCCCTGAAGCAAGGAGATGGCTGCCATCTGCCATATTCCGAGGGCGCTTGATATCACTAAAACGGCCATGAGCAGGGCGGCGGCGGTGGTAACTCCCTGGGAGGCCAATAAAATCATCCGCTTGGAATACCGGTCGGCGATTACGCCAGCCGGCAGGGAGAAACAGAGCATGGGAATGCCGAATCCGAGTGATATCAGGCCGATTGACGCTGCCTTGCCGGTCAGCTCGAAGGCAAGATAGCCATTGGTAAAGAAATTCATCTGAATCGCCAGAATGCCCGGCAGCATCCCTGCCCAAAGGACGCGGAAATCACGTTCCTGGAGCGACGGAAAGGTTTTTAACCAGGGACGACTCGTCATTTTGCATCCAATAATTCTAACTAATTAGCACAGCACCGCGCCCCGGTTGCCGGAGGTGACGACCCGGCGATACCGGTTCAAAAAGGGGCTGTCCACCGGCTGTTCGTAGGGTTTCCAGGCGGCGCGGCGGCGCTCCAGCTCCTTTTCATCCACAAGGAGATCAAGCTTTTTCGCGGGGATATCAATGGCAATCATATCCCCTTCCTGCACCAGCGCGATCGGGCCGCCCGCGGCCGCCTCCGGCGATACATGGCCGATGGAGGCGCCCCGGCTGGCGCCGCTGAAGCGCCCGTCGGTGATCAGGGCGACGGTTTTGTCCATCCCCATCCCGGCCAGGGCGGAGGTGGGGGTAAGCATTTCGCGCATCCCCGGCCCGCCTTTTGGCCCCTCGTAGCGGATCACCAGTACGTCTCCGTCCTTGATGGTTTTTTCGCGGATGGCCTGATAGGCGGCCTCCTCGCTTTCAAACACCCGGGCCGGCCCGGTATGGACGAGCATCTCGTCGGCCACGGCCGACTGCTTGACAATGCCGCCCAGGGGGGCGAGCGTTCCCCTGAGCACTGCGAGTCCGCCTTTGGCATGGTACGGAGCGGCCAGCGGGCGGATCACGTTTTCATCCCTGACGCGGACTCCGCGCAGGTTTTCCCCGACGGTTTTCCCGGTGGCGGTGATGAGCTCCTGCCGCAGCAGGCCTCCTTCTGCCAGACGGGCCATGACGGCCTGGACGCCGCCGGCGCGGTAAAGGTCCTGGATATGGTGACTGCCGCCGGGGCTCATGTTGCACAGATGGGGAACCCGCTCCGCGATCGTGTTGAAAAGTTCGATCGGCAGCTCGATCCCCGCCGCATGGGCGATTGCAGGCAAATGGAGG
Coding sequences within:
- a CDS encoding TolC family protein, whose product is MFGKAALIGFILGIMLAFGGSAAALTLQDALAKARENLPSYQAVKKKVEAADASYQATLGSYLPSLDASAQADRYYRSSDDYSTKGYGATLSYGLFNPRRRPVRDIAGFNLETQKEELRKNLLELDYRVKVVFYTALADKNILEQRRIQLKNAQTDYDIAEGRRKLGVARLSEALQASVRLEQARFNVVQAEGNLNKAVSELSSLIGKTELDVHNAYENNSLTDLPEGTFSFDSAPPEFNPLADATLQRPEIRQAEIALKTAQSNLSLSGADFYPTLSANLSYSRGDAGTSGTRMVEDKNIGLTASWNIFELGKFYRRKAAGIEIAISDENIKELKRQLLLDCRKGWEDLATAMRNNKVAGAQLQQATQNYEQAFGEYKVGVGDILSLVQAESLLAGAREQLIAAELNVALATALLEKISGKQL
- a CDS encoding MFS transporter, with the translated sequence MTSRPWLKTFPSLQERDFRVLWAGMLPGILAIQMNFFTNGYLAFELTGKAASIGLISLGFGIPMLCFSLPAGVIADRYSKRMILLASQGVTTAAALLMAVLVISSALGIWQMAAISLLQGTAFSFQMPARQSFIAELVSPKYLLNAIALNSAGFNACRVIGPPLAGWLIGISWINAGGVYLLMAAMYVLVIPGILRIPDRAQRKETGAKGWQSFVQGISYIRGNAVLLALLVLSIAPIILGMPFQALMPVFAKNIFAVGPRGLGMLMMANGAGAIAGSLAIASSVSLKRPGMVQLALGALLGTTLAIFAFSGSFYLALPMLFVIGIASSGYLSLNATLIMGRSERQYHGRVMSVYMLTFSALPLGNMLMSLLTDAFGVQAAVGTGGILLAFAVIIFGLSSRAYRGI
- the ilvD gene encoding dihydroxy-acid dehydratase, whose translation is MRSDKAKKGIERAPHRSLMKASGYTDWEIDRPWIGVVNAYNAIIPGHVHLKRIAEAVKIGIYAAGGLPIEFPVIGVCDGIAMNHIGMKFSLPSREIVMDSIEIMTQGHALDALVMVTNCDKIIPGMAMAAAELNVPSIVVSGGPMLAGLHNGKEIDLATVFEAVGKHLAGNLTDAELGEIENSACPGCGSCAGMFTANTMNCMMEAIGLGLPGNGTIPAVYSERDRLAKEAGRKIMELIERNIRPRDILTKEAFENAIAVDLALGGSTNTALHLPAIAHAAGIELPIELFNTIAERVPHLCNMSPGGSHHIQDLYRAGGVQAVMARLAEGGLLRQELITATGKTVGENLRGVRVRDENVIRPLAAPYHAKGGLAVLRGTLAPLGGIVKQSAVADEMLVHTGPARVFESEEAAYQAIREKTIKDGDVLVIRYEGPKGGPGMREMLTPTSALAGMGMDKTVALITDGRFSGASRGASIGHVSPEAAAGGPIALVQEGDMIAIDIPAKKLDLLVDEKELERRRAAWKPYEQPVDSPFLNRYRRVVTSGNRGAVLC